The following proteins are encoded in a genomic region of Gemmatimonadota bacterium:
- a CDS encoding CopG family transcriptional regulator produces MRITIHIDDNLHAELKNIAARTGRTLTAVIHDALQDSLSRRRNAKRPPVNLRVFHGTGVMPGVDLNDSAALLDHMDDDQGRPPAI; encoded by the coding sequence ATGCGCATTACGATTCACATCGACGACAACCTGCACGCGGAACTGAAGAACATCGCGGCACGTACCGGCAGGACGCTGACCGCCGTCATCCATGACGCGCTACAAGACTCCCTGTCACGCCGCCGCAACGCGAAACGGCCCCCGGTCAACCTGCGGGTGTTCCACGGGACAGGGGTCATGCCCGGGGTGGACCTGAACGACTCGGCCGCGCTCCTCGACCACATGGATGATGATCAAGGTCGACCACCGGCCATTTAG
- a CDS encoding DUF1801 domain-containing protein, which yields MSDLKTRPTDASVEAFIDAVDHPRRREDARTLLELMQRVTGEEPVMWGPSIVGYGSYHYRYASGQEADWPVVGFSPRKQNLSIYIMTGFEESDELLSRLGKHKTGKSCLYVNKLADVDLDVLERLVRASVAEMKRRYPS from the coding sequence TTGTCCGATCTCAAGACCCGGCCCACCGACGCGAGCGTCGAAGCATTCATTGACGCGGTGGACCATCCGCGCAGGCGCGAGGACGCGCGTACATTACTGGAACTCATGCAAAGGGTGACGGGCGAAGAACCCGTGATGTGGGGACCGTCGATCGTGGGGTACGGAAGCTACCACTACCGGTACGCGAGCGGACAGGAAGCCGACTGGCCCGTCGTGGGATTCTCGCCGCGCAAACAGAACCTGTCGATTTACATCATGACCGGGTTCGAAGAATCTGACGAGTTGCTTTCCCGCCTGGGCAAGCACAAGACCGGCAAGTCCTGCCTGTACGTCAACAAGCTGGCCGACGTGGACCTGGACGTGCTGGAAAGACTGGTGCGCGCGTCCGTCGCGGAGATGAAACGAAGGTATCCGAGCTGA